One part of the Desulfonema ishimotonii genome encodes these proteins:
- a CDS encoding SAM hydrolase/SAM-dependent halogenase family protein, giving the protein MALITLLTDFGTRDEYAGVMKGVILSLNPSAVIVDITHHIDPQDIVQAGHALRASYRYFPGGTVHVAVVDPGVGGDRAIVAARAGDYRFLAPDNGILSLLDAPEFDTVVRVENSRYFLDSVSQTFHGRDIFAPVAAHMAAGLDMERLGPPLSPDRLVRLERRGQFDPVRGEISGTVVSADRFGNLITDIDLRTLADFLASCGKSAFEIRVGSQRLRSLSRCYAQVAPQRPLAIAGSRGYLEIAVNCGSASRYFGVGKGDTVTVVIVENVEK; this is encoded by the coding sequence ATGGCGCTGATTACGCTTTTAACCGATTTCGGTACACGGGATGAGTACGCCGGGGTGATGAAGGGGGTGATCTTATCCCTGAATCCGTCGGCGGTGATCGTTGATATCACCCATCACATCGACCCCCAGGATATTGTACAGGCAGGCCATGCACTCCGGGCGTCTTACCGGTATTTCCCCGGGGGAACCGTCCATGTGGCCGTGGTCGATCCGGGGGTCGGCGGGGACCGGGCCATTGTGGCGGCCAGGGCCGGAGACTACCGGTTTCTTGCCCCGGACAACGGCATTCTTTCACTGTTGGATGCCCCTGAGTTTGATACGGTCGTCCGGGTGGAAAACAGCCGGTATTTTCTGGATTCTGTCAGTCAGACCTTTCACGGGCGGGATATTTTTGCCCCGGTGGCGGCGCATATGGCAGCGGGCCTTGACATGGAGCGGCTGGGGCCACCGCTCTCCCCGGACCGTCTGGTCCGGCTGGAGCGGCGCGGACAGTTCGACCCCGTTCGCGGTGAGATTTCGGGAACGGTCGTTTCGGCTGACCGGTTCGGGAATCTGATCACCGATATCGACCTGAGGACGCTGGCGGATTTTCTGGCATCCTGCGGAAAGTCCGCCTTTGAAATCCGGGTCGGCAGCCAGCGGCTCCGCAGCCTTTCCCGGTGCTATGCCCAGGTCGCTCCGCAACGCCCCCTTGCGATTGCGGGCAGCCGGGGATATCTTGAGATTGCTGTCAACTGCGGCAGTGCATCCCGGTACTTCGGGGTGGGAAAAGGGGATACTGTGACGGTTGTTATTGTTGAGAATGTTGAAAAATAA
- the ruvB gene encoding Holliday junction branch migration DNA helicase RuvB: MTNDVLKYSSETQGIVSRVSLPADEEPEILSLRPERLSEYVGQAEAVETLEIAIAAARKRNEPLDHVIFHGPPGLGKTTLAHIIANEMGGTLTVTSGPALEKGGDLIGILTHLAEGDVLFVDEIHRTPKTVEEFLYPAMEDFAVDFVFDKGVHARSHRFRLKRFTLVGATTRVGLLSAPLRDRFGIFRSLDFYNEADLIKITLRSAALLEVEIDQAGAAELAKRSRGTPRIVNRLLRRVRDYTQVRADGVITRDTVAAALALEGIDEKGLTRLDRSYLKTIINFYNGGPVGIEAIAATLQEETDTLVDVVEPYLLKIGLLIRTSSGRKAAEAAFRHLAIVPAEKGQKSLFGE; this comes from the coding sequence ATGACAAACGATGTTCTGAAATATTCTTCTGAAACCCAGGGGATTGTCTCACGGGTCTCCCTGCCTGCGGACGAGGAGCCGGAAATTCTCTCCCTCCGCCCGGAACGGCTTTCCGAGTATGTCGGACAGGCCGAGGCAGTCGAGACCCTGGAAATCGCCATTGCGGCGGCCCGGAAGCGGAATGAGCCGCTGGATCATGTGATCTTCCACGGTCCGCCGGGGCTGGGCAAGACCACCCTGGCCCATATCATCGCCAACGAAATGGGCGGCACGCTGACCGTCACCTCCGGCCCGGCACTGGAAAAGGGCGGGGATCTGATCGGCATACTGACCCATCTTGCCGAGGGGGATGTGCTCTTTGTGGATGAAATTCACCGGACTCCCAAGACCGTTGAGGAATTTCTCTACCCGGCCATGGAGGACTTTGCGGTCGATTTTGTCTTTGACAAGGGGGTTCACGCCCGGAGCCACCGGTTCCGGCTCAAACGCTTCACCCTGGTGGGCGCAACAACGCGCGTGGGGCTGCTGTCCGCACCGCTCCGGGACCGCTTCGGTATTTTCAGAAGCCTTGATTTTTACAATGAGGCGGATCTGATTAAGATTACCCTGCGCTCGGCCGCGCTGCTGGAAGTGGAGATCGACCAGGCCGGAGCTGCCGAGCTGGCAAAGCGCTCCAGGGGAACGCCGCGGATTGTCAACCGCCTGCTCCGGCGGGTCCGGGATTATACCCAGGTCCGGGCGGACGGCGTGATTACCCGCGATACGGTGGCGGCGGCCCTCGCTCTGGAGGGGATTGACGAAAAGGGACTGACGCGCCTTGACCGCAGTTACCTTAAAACCATCATCAATTTTTACAACGGCGGACCGGTGGGCATTGAGGCCATTGCGGCCACGCTTCAGGAGGAGACCGACACCCTGGTGGATGTGGTCGAACCCTATCTGCTGAAAATCGGGCTGCTGATCCGGACTTCTTCGGGCCGGAAGGCTGCCGAGGCGGCCTTCCGTCATCTGGCGATCGTTCCGGCGGAAAAGGGCCAGAAATCGCTGTTCGGTGAGTGA
- a CDS encoding ISL3 family transposase, giving the protein MNNAVEIPLGITGISIGEVRENEFGDILIRISVTAEGAVCPKCGKPVTKSYGHGREIWLRHLPAFGRRTFVIIRPKRYQCPYCGGGPTVTQKVPWYRERSQYTDIYEKHILRALINSTIHDVSIKEDIGYDAVRGIIDRNIGKQVKWNEIRYIGTIGIDEISLKKGHGDFVTVVTSLSEEGTKILSVLSGRKKRTVGKFFKSIPKRLKKTVRSVCCDMYDGYISAAKEVFGKNVIITVDRFHVAKMYGKCLDNVRKREMVRLKKELPEKEYEKMKGVMHALRKKDADLTPEEREILKTVFGYSEILKTVYEFCDDLTYIFDRKISKEKALREIESWKEMTEIYDLNCFEKFIKTLNKYEEEIANYFIRRQTSGFVEGLNNKIKVIKRRCYGILNVTSLFQRIHIDLEGYYSFAG; this is encoded by the coding sequence ATGAATAATGCGGTTGAAATTCCTCTGGGAATTACCGGAATCAGTATCGGCGAAGTCCGGGAAAATGAATTCGGAGACATTCTTATCAGAATATCAGTCACTGCCGAAGGAGCTGTATGTCCGAAATGCGGGAAGCCTGTGACAAAATCATACGGTCACGGCAGGGAGATATGGCTTCGGCATTTACCGGCTTTCGGTCGCAGAACATTTGTCATTATCCGTCCGAAAAGGTATCAGTGCCCGTATTGCGGGGGCGGACCGACTGTGACGCAGAAAGTTCCGTGGTACAGAGAGAGAAGTCAGTACACGGATATTTATGAAAAACATATCCTGCGCGCACTGATAAACAGTACCATACATGATGTCAGTATTAAGGAGGATATCGGGTATGATGCGGTCAGGGGAATTATCGACCGCAATATCGGAAAACAGGTAAAATGGAATGAGATAAGATACATAGGCACAATAGGCATAGATGAGATATCGTTGAAAAAAGGTCACGGTGATTTTGTGACTGTTGTCACATCTCTTTCGGAGGAAGGTACGAAAATCCTTTCGGTACTCAGCGGTCGGAAAAAAAGAACGGTCGGAAAATTTTTCAAAAGCATACCGAAAAGGCTGAAAAAAACTGTCAGGTCAGTGTGCTGCGACATGTATGACGGTTATATCAGTGCCGCGAAAGAGGTTTTCGGGAAGAATGTGATAATAACGGTTGACAGATTCCACGTTGCGAAAATGTACGGAAAATGCCTTGACAATGTGCGAAAGCGGGAGATGGTAAGGCTGAAAAAGGAGTTGCCGGAAAAGGAATATGAAAAAATGAAAGGGGTCATGCATGCGCTGCGTAAAAAGGATGCCGATCTGACACCCGAAGAAAGAGAAATCCTGAAAACCGTCTTCGGATATTCGGAAATCCTGAAAACGGTTTACGAATTCTGTGATGACCTGACATACATTTTCGACAGAAAAATCTCGAAAGAGAAGGCTCTGCGGGAAATAGAATCATGGAAGGAAATGACAGAGATTTATGACCTGAACTGCTTTGAAAAATTCATTAAAACGCTGAATAAATACGAGGAGGAGATTGCAAATTATTTTATCAGAAGGCAGACGAGCGGATTTGTCGAAGGACTGAATAATAAGATAAAAGTTATAAAACGCCGTTGCTACGGGATTTTAAATGTAACCAGCCTGTTTCAACGAATACACATTGATTTGGAGGGATATTACTCTTTTGCCGGATGA
- the ruvA gene encoding Holliday junction branch migration protein RuvA, with protein sequence MIGYLEGRILKKDEERILLLANQVGYEVLLPSFVMETLTDKAVGDDMALYIYFHQTERQPVPTLIGFNSEIEKDFFQSFISVEAIGPMKAAKALTRPIGEIAAAIESKDADTLKHLKGIGARTAQKIIATLGGKMDRFTLVSGGKQAVAATPDQEAVAAQVLEVLVEQLGHRMAEAKQMIADALKRNSAIATPEALFDEIYQGE encoded by the coding sequence ATGATCGGCTACTTGGAAGGCAGAATTTTAAAAAAAGATGAGGAACGGATTCTCCTGCTGGCCAATCAGGTGGGATACGAGGTGCTGCTGCCTTCATTTGTGATGGAAACGCTCACCGACAAAGCGGTCGGGGATGATATGGCGCTCTACATCTATTTTCATCAGACCGAACGCCAGCCGGTTCCGACGCTGATCGGATTTAACTCCGAGATTGAAAAGGATTTTTTCCAGAGCTTCATCTCCGTTGAGGCCATCGGCCCCATGAAGGCGGCAAAGGCCCTGACCCGCCCCATCGGGGAGATTGCCGCCGCCATTGAGTCAAAGGATGCCGACACCCTGAAGCACCTCAAAGGCATCGGGGCCAGAACAGCCCAGAAGATTATCGCGACCCTGGGGGGGAAAATGGACAGATTCACCCTCGTCAGCGGCGGGAAACAGGCTGTGGCGGCAACGCCGGATCAGGAGGCGGTCGCCGCCCAGGTGCTCGAAGTGCTGGTCGAACAGCTCGGCCACAGGATGGCGGAGGCAAAGCAGATGATCGCGGATGCCCTGAAGCGCAACAGCGCCATTGCAACACCGGAGGCCCTTTTTGATGAGATTTATCAGGGGGAGTAA
- a CDS encoding crossover junction endodeoxyribonuclease RuvC, which translates to MKIIGIDPGLAATGVGVVTGRGVQVTGFSFGAIYTPKTMPTPERLDHIYSKLLLVLQDETPDLMVVEDVFSLEKYPRSGITLGKVSGVILLAGCRNHVPVTEVAVREAKHVLTGNGNASKAQLERSVRHTLSMTEPIKPSHASDALALALIGLFRTPACCPIA; encoded by the coding sequence ATGAAGATAATCGGGATTGATCCGGGGCTGGCCGCAACAGGGGTCGGGGTGGTGACCGGCAGGGGCGTTCAGGTGACGGGCTTTTCTTTCGGGGCCATTTATACCCCGAAGACGATGCCGACCCCGGAACGGCTTGACCATATCTATTCAAAGCTCCTGCTGGTTCTGCAGGATGAAACGCCGGATCTCATGGTGGTTGAGGATGTCTTTTCCCTGGAGAAGTATCCCCGGTCGGGAATTACGCTGGGAAAGGTTTCCGGTGTTATCCTGCTTGCCGGATGCCGGAACCATGTGCCGGTGACGGAAGTGGCGGTGCGGGAGGCCAAACATGTGCTGACCGGAAACGGGAATGCCAGCAAGGCCCAGCTGGAGCGGTCTGTCCGGCACACCCTCAGTATGACAGAGCCGATTAAGCCGTCCCATGCCTCTGATGCCCTGGCGCTGGCGCTGATCGGTCTTTTCCGAACGCCCGCCTGCTGCCCCATTGCATAA
- the ybgF gene encoding tol-pal system protein YbgF, whose amino-acid sequence MRKMNAATLMIGLCVWGFSGCALQSDVRILESRIISLEKRNLELQQRTVATEQESATLRSQMENYGKALDQKNQSIRNQSAGLHVTADKIRSELQALTGRIEETNFRLKQNVRAVEAQVRQSRIRLDRVEQQLGIEPLAGGAEPSASGYSQDSSSGYHTPPESPAAKKAETARPLSEDELYIESKRAFDRKTYRAAREGFEQLLKQYPRSRHADNAQFWIGEVYYQEKQYEKAILAYQSVIEKYPRGNKVRASLLKQGFSFGGIGDRANARLILQELIDKYPNSNEADIARQKLKALR is encoded by the coding sequence ATGCGAAAGATGAACGCCGCAACGTTGATGATCGGGTTGTGTGTCTGGGGCTTCAGCGGGTGTGCCCTGCAAAGTGATGTGCGTATACTGGAGAGTCGGATTATTTCGCTTGAAAAGCGAAACCTGGAGCTTCAGCAGCGAACGGTTGCCACTGAACAGGAGAGTGCGACCCTCAGATCTCAGATGGAAAATTATGGCAAGGCCCTGGATCAGAAAAATCAGTCGATCCGGAATCAGTCTGCCGGGCTGCATGTGACCGCAGATAAGATCCGGAGTGAGCTTCAGGCGCTGACCGGGCGGATTGAAGAGACGAATTTCCGGTTAAAACAGAATGTCCGGGCGGTTGAAGCCCAGGTGCGGCAGAGCCGGATACGTCTGGACCGCGTTGAACAGCAGCTGGGCATTGAACCGCTCGCAGGCGGGGCGGAGCCTTCCGCATCCGGTTACAGTCAGGACAGCAGTTCCGGCTATCATACGCCGCCGGAGTCACCGGCAGCGAAAAAAGCGGAAACTGCCCGGCCCCTTTCGGAGGATGAACTGTACATAGAATCGAAACGGGCCTTTGACCGGAAAACATACCGGGCCGCCCGTGAAGGCTTTGAACAGCTCCTGAAACAATATCCCCGGTCAAGACATGCGGACAACGCCCAGTTCTGGATCGGCGAGGTTTACTATCAGGAGAAGCAATATGAGAAGGCGATTCTGGCATATCAGTCGGTGATTGAAAAATACCCCAGGGGGAACAAGGTCCGGGCCTCCCTTCTGAAACAGGGGTTTTCATTTGGCGGGATCGGTGACAGGGCCAATGCCCGTCTGATTCTGCAGGAACTGATCGACAAATACCCGAATTCCAACGAGGCCGATATCGCCAGACAGAAACTGAAGGCCCTCAGATAG
- the pal gene encoding peptidoglycan-associated lipoprotein Pal has protein sequence MQKKLWMILAFFLIFPNLTLMTSCTKKVVKPEPVAHDTVEDLSLTRTSPPDSYQPVEQGYTAPSQGELSSEALAAKRRFENEDIYFGYDSSELSADAQRILKEKAVWLRRNRQASVIIEGHCDERGTGEYNLALGDRRGEGVKAYLVNLGIAPSRLTTVSYGEEKPLDPGHDDAAWARNRRAHFVIQ, from the coding sequence ATGCAAAAAAAATTGTGGATGATTCTCGCGTTTTTCCTGATTTTTCCGAACCTGACACTGATGACCTCATGCACAAAGAAGGTGGTGAAACCGGAGCCTGTGGCGCATGATACCGTGGAAGACCTTTCGCTGACCCGCACCTCCCCGCCGGACAGTTACCAACCCGTCGAACAGGGGTATACAGCACCCTCTCAGGGTGAGCTGAGCAGTGAGGCCCTGGCTGCCAAACGGCGGTTTGAAAATGAGGACATCTACTTTGGCTATGACAGCTCGGAGCTTTCCGCCGACGCCCAGCGGATTCTGAAGGAGAAGGCGGTGTGGCTGCGGAGAAACCGGCAGGCGTCCGTGATTATTGAGGGACATTGTGACGAGCGGGGTACCGGAGAGTACAACCTGGCGCTGGGAGACCGCCGGGGCGAAGGCGTCAAAGCCTATCTGGTCAACCTGGGGATTGCGCCGTCCCGGCTGACGACCGTCAGCTATGGCGAGGAAAAACCGCTTGATCCGGGACATGACGATGCCGCGTGGGCGAGAAACAGACGGGCCCATTTTGTGATTCAATAG
- the tolB gene encoding Tol-Pal system beta propeller repeat protein TolB gives MSGFWKKVGIGLIFFLAAGTNLCLAQHDYIDITNPSLKKIPIVIPLIRTAPAGETSVSVKAADQFAHHLGFTGYFKVLDRKPFTGLETDELTLDFGKWTAGGAELLVTGNIVIADGLAEVEFRLFDTFKEQLLIGKRYKGWVKDMPRIVRRFCSEIVHHLTGNWGIFDTQIAFVSTGTGTKEIYLCDFDGSNSRRFTRNNSIALSPAWSSDAKWIAYTSFARGRPDLYIRNISGKSGAVVSKKGINTTPAWVPGKFMLAATLSFSGDQDIYLLSGQGKMVRKLTKKWSIDTSPSWSPDGKQFAFVSNRSGSPQIYMKNTGSGRVERITFQGRYNTQPAWSPRGDQIAYSAMERGGEINIHVIDLKTMRSARLTYSAGKNESPAWSPDGSLIAFSSTREGGNSRIYIMTAFGTEQRRLMRLPGQQSDPAWSPRIGNP, from the coding sequence ATGAGTGGTTTTTGGAAAAAAGTCGGAATCGGGCTTATCTTCTTTCTGGCTGCGGGTACAAACCTGTGTCTGGCCCAGCACGATTATATCGACATCACCAACCCTTCCCTGAAGAAAATCCCCATTGTCATCCCGCTGATCAGAACCGCGCCGGCCGGTGAGACCTCCGTATCCGTAAAGGCAGCCGATCAGTTTGCCCACCATCTGGGCTTTACAGGATACTTCAAGGTGCTGGACCGCAAGCCGTTTACCGGCCTGGAGACGGATGAGCTGACCCTTGATTTCGGCAAATGGACGGCCGGCGGGGCCGAGCTGCTGGTGACGGGCAATATCGTGATTGCCGACGGGCTGGCAGAGGTTGAATTCCGTCTCTTTGATACGTTTAAGGAGCAGTTGCTGATCGGCAAGCGGTATAAGGGCTGGGTGAAGGATATGCCCCGGATCGTCCGCCGGTTTTGCAGCGAGATTGTCCACCATCTTACCGGCAACTGGGGCATCTTCGACACCCAGATCGCCTTTGTCTCCACGGGCACGGGCACCAAGGAGATTTACCTGTGTGACTTTGACGGCAGCAATTCCCGGCGCTTTACCCGGAACAATTCCATTGCGCTGTCACCGGCCTGGTCGTCGGATGCCAAATGGATCGCCTACACCTCCTTTGCCAGGGGGAGGCCGGATCTCTACATCCGCAACATCAGCGGAAAAAGCGGGGCTGTGGTGTCCAAAAAAGGGATCAATACCACACCGGCATGGGTTCCCGGCAAATTCATGTTGGCAGCGACCCTCTCCTTTTCGGGAGATCAGGACATCTACCTGCTGAGCGGTCAGGGGAAGATGGTCCGAAAGCTGACAAAAAAATGGAGCATCGACACCTCGCCGTCCTGGTCACCGGACGGCAAGCAGTTTGCCTTTGTCTCAAACCGCTCCGGGAGCCCCCAGATTTACATGAAGAACACCGGCTCCGGCCGGGTGGAGCGGATTACCTTTCAGGGGCGGTACAATACCCAGCCCGCCTGGTCTCCGCGCGGCGATCAGATCGCTTATTCGGCAATGGAGCGGGGAGGGGAGATCAATATCCATGTGATCGACCTGAAGACCATGCGTTCGGCCCGGCTGACGTACAGCGCCGGTAAAAACGAATCCCCGGCCTGGTCCCCGGACGGCAGCCTGATCGCCTTCAGTTCGACCCGGGAAGGCGGAAATTCAAGGATCTATATTATGACCGCTTTCGGGACAGAGCAGCGGCGGCTGATGCGCCTGCCGGGACAGCAGTCTGATCCGGCCTGGTCCCCGCGAATCGGCAATCCCTGA
- a CDS encoding energy transducer TonB, with the protein MNTRIQTYEGTSLLHGKERRYGIGILMVTMSVICHVLMVTGFVFMPDFLPRHEFISPGADSVITVDIISMDGDVPDLGAVDAAPPAAEPEVPLVMADESEVQGETPEVVAPPVPLAEELEPALTETPAALPDEVPPPVAEIPSEEQVVIRDAPEKALPSEMAEKPAEKTDPAVRTIKRNPKTRKPEKLKQQVVKPEAVRTESIRDAVSKIRKKVVRDIARSGKKPGTPYGRPGGTGKGGTGGSINDVYKAQLRYKIEQNWIFSEQLAGISRDLRSIVSIRVLPDGSIADIWFERRSGNDYLDDSAYRAVVKADPLPPLPSEYSEYTFSLRFSPAGLR; encoded by the coding sequence ATGAACACCCGGATTCAAACATATGAGGGCACGTCTCTGCTGCATGGGAAGGAGCGCCGCTACGGCATCGGAATCCTGATGGTCACGATGTCGGTGATCTGCCACGTCCTGATGGTGACCGGCTTTGTCTTCATGCCGGATTTTTTGCCCCGGCATGAGTTTATCTCGCCCGGGGCGGATTCCGTTATCACCGTTGACATTATCTCAATGGACGGGGACGTTCCGGATCTGGGTGCGGTGGACGCCGCGCCCCCGGCAGCCGAACCGGAAGTGCCCCTGGTGATGGCCGATGAGTCAGAGGTTCAGGGCGAGACGCCGGAGGTGGTTGCCCCCCCTGTTCCCCTGGCAGAAGAATTGGAACCGGCCCTGACTGAAACACCGGCGGCCCTGCCGGATGAGGTGCCGCCCCCGGTGGCGGAAATTCCCTCTGAAGAGCAGGTGGTGATCCGTGACGCGCCGGAAAAGGCGCTGCCGTCCGAAATGGCTGAAAAACCTGCTGAAAAAACAGACCCGGCAGTCAGAACCATAAAGCGAAATCCCAAGACCCGGAAGCCGGAGAAGCTGAAACAGCAGGTCGTGAAACCGGAAGCGGTGAGAACGGAGTCGATCAGGGATGCGGTCAGCAAGATCCGTAAAAAGGTGGTCCGGGATATTGCCCGGAGCGGCAAAAAGCCGGGAACCCCTTATGGCCGGCCCGGCGGCACCGGCAAAGGCGGCACCGGCGGAAGTATCAACGATGTGTATAAAGCCCAGTTGCGGTACAAAATCGAGCAGAACTGGATCTTTTCAGAGCAGCTCGCCGGGATCAGCCGGGATCTGAGAAGTATTGTGAGCATCCGGGTGCTGCCGGACGGCAGCATTGCCGATATCTGGTTTGAACGGCGGTCGGGAAATGATTATCTGGATGATTCGGCCTACCGGGCCGTTGTCAAAGCCGATCCGCTGCCCCCGCTGCCGTCGGAGTATTCGGAGTACACCTTCAGCCTGCGCTTTTCTCCGGCCGGGCTGCGGTAA
- the tolR gene encoding protein TolR, with protein MAIESNSDRLMSDINVTPFVDVMLVLLIIFMVSAPMMTQGVDVSLPEATAKALPAESEQQVMVTVRADGQIYINDHAVPMYALRAELIRFLEGHSDRQVFFRGDRSIDYGTAIRVMSEIKAAGVSKLGMVTVPLDGDKPPETAAQAG; from the coding sequence ATGGCGATCGAATCCAACAGCGACCGGCTCATGTCGGACATCAACGTCACCCCCTTTGTGGACGTGATGCTGGTGCTTCTGATTATTTTCATGGTTTCCGCGCCCATGATGACCCAGGGGGTGGATGTCTCGCTGCCGGAGGCCACAGCCAAGGCCCTGCCTGCGGAATCGGAACAGCAGGTGATGGTAACCGTCCGGGCCGACGGCCAGATCTATATCAACGATCATGCGGTTCCCATGTACGCACTGCGGGCGGAGCTGATCCGGTTTCTGGAGGGACACAGCGACCGGCAGGTTTTTTTCCGGGGGGACCGGTCCATTGACTATGGCACGGCCATTCGTGTGATGTCTGAAATCAAGGCGGCCGGGGTGAGCAAGCTGGGGATGGTAACAGTGCCGTTGGACGGGGATAAACCGCCGGAAACTGCGGCTCAGGCCGGATAG
- a CDS encoding MotA/TolQ/ExbB proton channel family protein, protein MNPGGIDIIRIVSGASYMVQFVLLLLLFFSVTSWAIILIKWYYMRRAFRESGDFMEIFWESRDLSVAYKEARLLDGSPIARVFTIGYMNLKKLGGQVGGKSAGEAGGSLSEKFSGIDNVKRSLRRSINTEVTRMTQMVPFLATAGNTTPFIGLFGTVWGIMESFHSIGLSGSASLAVVAPGISEALVATAAGLGVAIPSVIAFNYFMQRIRVMESELQSFMADFLNIIEMDILPAKGSR, encoded by the coding sequence ATGAATCCCGGAGGCATAGATATTATTCGCATCGTCAGCGGTGCGAGCTACATGGTTCAATTCGTATTGCTGTTGCTGCTTTTTTTCTCCGTAACATCCTGGGCGATCATTCTGATCAAATGGTACTACATGCGGCGGGCGTTCCGGGAGTCGGGCGATTTTATGGAAATATTCTGGGAAAGCCGGGATCTCTCTGTGGCCTACAAAGAGGCCAGATTGCTGGACGGCAGCCCCATTGCCAGGGTCTTCACCATCGGATACATGAATCTGAAGAAACTGGGGGGGCAGGTCGGGGGCAAATCCGCTGGCGAGGCCGGGGGGTCTCTGAGCGAGAAGTTCTCCGGCATTGACAATGTCAAGCGCTCCCTGCGTCGTTCCATCAACACGGAAGTGACCCGCATGACCCAGATGGTCCCCTTTCTCGCCACTGCCGGCAACACCACCCCCTTTATCGGCCTTTTCGGGACGGTCTGGGGGATCATGGAGTCGTTTCACAGCATCGGGCTGAGCGGTTCGGCCAGTCTGGCGGTGGTTGCCCCCGGCATTTCAGAGGCACTGGTGGCCACCGCAGCCGGGCTGGGGGTTGCCATTCCCTCGGTCATCGCCTTTAATTACTTCATGCAGCGGATACGGGTGATGGAGTCCGAGCTTCAGAGCTTTATGGCGGACTTCCTCAACATTATCGAGATGGATATCTTACCGGCCAAGGGGAGCAGATAA
- a CDS encoding HD domain-containing protein: MKSIADLLFEAKMLKEIPRSGYHFLGAGRESVAEHCFMITFIAYAMSEMEPDVDASRLIRMCIVHDLPEARIGDLNYVQKNYVTPHENRAVADTIRDVPFGNAIAELLAEFNAGETREARLAKDADQIAFILDLKALSDIGHTTPHKWLPVVLNRLQTETGKQLADNIMKTGWDEWWLKNYIDRPGGNQ; this comes from the coding sequence ATGAAAAGCATTGCAGATCTGCTGTTTGAAGCCAAAATGCTCAAGGAGATCCCGCGCTCCGGCTACCATTTTCTGGGTGCGGGCCGGGAGTCGGTGGCCGAGCACTGTTTCATGATCACGTTCATCGCCTATGCCATGTCCGAGATGGAGCCGGATGTGGACGCATCCCGGCTGATCCGGATGTGCATCGTCCACGACCTGCCCGAAGCCCGGATCGGCGACCTGAACTATGTTCAGAAAAACTACGTGACCCCCCATGAAAACAGGGCGGTTGCCGACACCATCAGGGACGTCCCCTTCGGCAACGCCATTGCCGAACTGCTGGCGGAGTTTAACGCCGGAGAGACGCGGGAGGCGCGGCTGGCCAAGGACGCCGACCAGATCGCCTTTATCCTTGATCTGAAGGCCCTCTCAGACATCGGTCACACCACGCCGCACAAGTGGCTGCCCGTTGTACTGAATCGCCTTCAGACAGAAACAGGAAAACAATTAGCTGATAATATTATGAAAACAGGCTGGGATGAGTGGTGGCTCAAAAATTATATTGACAGACCCGGGGGAAATCAATAA
- a CDS encoding succinate dehydrogenase cytochrome b subunit, whose protein sequence is MMNWLMNTLGTSVGKKVMMAITGLGFIGFLAGHLAGNLTIYGGKDSFNSYADHLHSLGPLITLAELGLLTLALIHVGTGLLLFFQNWKARPVRYAVNNRGGGRTIGSGTMPYTGILMLAFVVFHLLNFHFVDKTHTTIFEIVSVAFSNPVYVTLYVAAMIVVAVHVSHGFWSAFQSLGANHPKYMPIFQIAGIAFSIVVGLGFGFIPIYISILA, encoded by the coding sequence ATGATGAACTGGTTAATGAATACTTTGGGAACTTCCGTGGGGAAGAAGGTGATGATGGCCATTACCGGCCTCGGTTTCATCGGCTTTCTGGCGGGGCATCTGGCGGGTAACCTGACCATCTACGGTGGAAAGGATTCCTTTAACAGTTACGCAGACCACCTTCACTCTCTGGGACCTCTGATCACGCTTGCCGAACTGGGACTTCTGACCCTTGCCCTGATTCATGTGGGAACCGGCCTGCTGCTCTTCTTCCAGAACTGGAAGGCAAGACCGGTACGGTACGCGGTCAACAACCGCGGCGGCGGCCGCACCATCGGGTCGGGAACCATGCCGTACACCGGCATTCTGATGCTGGCCTTTGTCGTTTTCCACCTCCTCAACTTTCACTTCGTCGATAAGACCCATACCACCATATTTGAAATTGTCTCCGTGGCATTTTCAAATCCCGTGTATGTCACCCTCTACGTCGCCGCCATGATCGTTGTTGCGGTTCATGTCAGCCACGGCTTCTGGAGCGCGTTCCAGAGCCTCGGTGCCAACCATCCGAAGTATATGCCGATTTTCCAGATCGCCGGTATCGCGTTCAGTATCGTTGTCGGACTCGGCTTTGGCTTCATTCCGATCTACATTTCCATTCTCGCATAA